From the Drosophila willistoni isolate 14030-0811.24 chromosome 2L unlocalized genomic scaffold, UCI_dwil_1.1 Seg168, whole genome shotgun sequence genome, the window TAAGAGTCGATCTATCTTAAAGCATATGTCCCTTGTCAGGATCTTTTGAGTGTATTTCGGTGTTGGTTTTGGTGTTTGTTTATCagtgtgtgtatttattttataagtGTTATGGGTGAGTgtattatacatatgtatatgtgtgtatatgtgtgcaTGTATTTATTGCatataaaaagagaaagaactAAATACTGTTTTTGCTAAATACAATGCCTAATTCACTAATACACTGAAGAAAAAATGATTTCAATTTACTTAGTTCGTTTCTTGTGATTTCGTTTTGCGTTTCTGTTGGTTGCTTACATTTcgtttatacatacatatataaacggGAATCATCCAACTTATATATAGATGttgtaatatgtatataattatgTTCGTGTATgcatcatatatgtatgtaatgtatatatatatatatatatataatagacATCTATTTGGAAATTCAATCGTGCTAACATTCGCTTGCAAATTTATTCGTATgattattaattaatattattattattatttgatttcgcttttgtttttaaattaattaatttaatttagttatttgttttttgttttcttttgttttctttttttcaaaattatcaCCAGTAATTACGCGTACGACTACACTATGCAGTTGTCCGTTTtgcccattttaaaatttgcctttttttgctatgtccttctttttttgttgttgttgtggtctgtctgtgtctgtgtctctGTATTGGTGTCTCTGTCTGTGTCTCTGGGTGTGTCTGTATTTGTGTAGTTTTGTGTAATTTGTGGTGtaattatgttaagtttcgcttctttcatttaatttatttagtgGCAAAGCAAATGTTTTcttatatttcaaaaattgacacGCCTTGCTTTTTGATCCTTATTCAAaaactataaatatatatatctatgtatgtacgaatgtgtgtgtgtgtgtgtgtatgtatgtgtgtatttatgTGGATTTTTAATTACTATGCGCATGCTATATAATCTGCCATATACATcatttatgtgtatgtatgtatagttttatgtaaatatttatgtatataagtaattctttttttgttttttttccttttttgttatatgtgtatgtattgtaGGTATAAACTATAAGCCTATAAGAATATAGTTGTAGTTATCTCGAtcatcttttgtttttttttttttgtttatagttttttatattaatcGTGTTATTATTATGAATTATTTCGGTGTACAaagttgttggttttgtttagtgttattttttttctctccgtTTCAAACGATGaatagaaaaattgtttttataagtgtgtgtgtgggtgtgtgtgtgtgtttttcgttttatattATAAGCaacatttcatttcgtttcgtttttgttggcAAATAAAGTAtcctatgtgtgtgtgggtgtgtgtgtgtgtgttttgtagTTGTGGTAAGTAAAGCGGCTTGGCGGAAAAATGAAGTTTTCCTGGGCTTTAGGGGAAGAGGGGCGGGGGGCCGGTGGAAATAAGTGGAAAATTGCAGCAGGTGCCAATAAAAAATACATTGCTCCGAAAAGTATACAATATAAAGCTCAGTAGAAAGATGCAAGAAGAAAGATACTTTCCATCcatctatctctttctctctcttactctctctctctcttatctCTATTtatctttctctatctctctttgtAAAGTATTCTTGGTAGCAGTTTTCAACTCGTtcttgtgtgtgcgtgtgtgtgtgtatgtgtgtctggtgtgttggttgttgttactgtttctttttttttttgtttggacggtttcataaatttatataattttcgttttggttttttttacttgttgttttttgttttgtttcttgttttacTTTTGGTGGTTGTCAATTCAACATTGAATAAACTGGTCCATTTTGAGTGCAGGCGAATGCTTAAGAACAAAATAGGAAGTTGGAGATGGAAATGCTTTAAGGATGGATAACCGAGAGTGGGTTATACCAAAGATTTAGATTTCAGCTGCTTccaattttctttctttctttctttcattaTATCTCAAAGtgttttcctttattttttgtttttaagagTTGAAAACTACAAGgcaaaaaaaccaaagttCAAAAGGTCATTGAGGCGAGAAGGCGAAGCAGAATATGAAATTAAACATGCTAAtagtatttttttcttttctttttaacaaCAACATGCAAGACGACATAGGAAAAGCTAAATTGGCCaaaagtatatattttatatgttttgCTTTACCTTAAGCAGACGATTTTTCTcacaatttcaacaaaatttgACTAACTGATGGGGAGAGGGGGGGTCGTCGGTTTGTTTAAGAATTTCagaatttaattttaagtcAATTGCCactaggaaaaaaaaaacccaaaaacaaaacaatttgtcGTTTCTTGTGTTGCTAATACATATAGATTATCGAGAGAAACACAAGCgagaaaatttaaagaaaattaagaTAATTTTTCTAGTTGTTATTATCATTTTTCGTTTAAACGAAACGATTAAAGTAGTTTCTAATTgttattatagttattatttcatataagtacatatatgtacatacatatacacacacatttatatatatatatatattaatatatatataaatcttaaTGGCTAAGCGCGTTggattcttttttgtttttattttaattagttttcatATACAATTCTCAGCTGGCTTAGAACGGGGGGGTAAGGGGAGGCCGAGGCagagtttttatttgttttttatttttatttttttgcaattattaaaaaagtttttgctgTATTTTCTCTGAAAAGTCAATTGATTTCTCTATTCGattaaatcttaaaaatatgTCAATTTCTCAAACTTAAgacttttggtttttgttcgtgtgtgtgtgagtgtcagtgtgtgtgtgtctgtttggTGTGtacttttaatgctttttcattttgcaaaaatttcgATATGTTTTAAATTCAGGATTTACAATTTgctctttatttaatttggcatatttttttgggttttttgaaattggtttttccatcattttattgttgcttttgtgtttttttttttttttgtaataatttattagttcttttcatttatgttaaaaaatatatgacCAAAAGTTAcggaaaaactgaaaaaaagaaagggtGTGCGAATGTGCGTTcgtttgtttataatttgatGATAATTTGTCTCTACCTTTTCTAAAATTGCTTAGCTGTCTTGAGTGTTTTAATTCCTATAGGAAAATATATAGATTAGAGTGGATCAATCTTTGTTTAAAACGTATGAATCGATATCtacaaaaaatgtataattttaagAAAAGTTTACCATGAAAAGTGCGAACTGAAAATCAACGCTAAGATCCCCTAAATTGGGATAAAGAAGGAAGGCTGAGACTTTTACTTTCTTAACTGTCATCGGGTTTTTTGTACGTTTTAAAACGTTCTCAAAATTGTTACCGATTCCAGAACAAAACTTTGTGAATACTTTCATCTTGTTTATTAAATCAAATATGAAATTTGAGAAGTACAAAAAGACTTTCAGACTTAGCTAAATGTAGATAGACTACTTAACAAAGCAACATACAATGACCGTCTAGGATTAcgaaacttttgtttttctttgatttatcAGCCTTTTAAAGCCTTTTCTACTTGAATGAAACGTTTaggaaaatattttatgagtctttttgtgtttatttggCTTGAATATTTCGTTCATAACATTTTTCACCCTCTCACTggaatttgaaatatatagCCTACTTTTTGGCTACAAATTTGTTAGCAGTTTAATCTCTCTAACCAAATTGGTTTCAtaatttaaagattttgctCCAACAACTTGCCAATTAATTCCAGTCAGTTGTTCAATGTTTTTTAATTGCCGGATTCTTCTCTTCCTTTTTATTAGATTTAACTAACAACTGTTGAAGGCAAGGGATCTTGAAGGACTTGACTCCTAGAGGATTAGAGTCAACCTAGAGGAAGGAAATTTAGTCACTATTCACCAAAATAATTGGTACCAATATACAGATGTACTTGTAATGGAAAAAGGTAAGTAAGACATGAACAatatctaaataaataaagtgaTTACCCTTAAAAGATTGAAGTACACAGACCTTTATTAAGTCTACTATGTTATTCAAGTCAACTAAATCATAGGCGGAAGTAAAATGAGGGAACTTTGTCccttaaaatatgcaaaagtATTCAATATTTGCAAGAAAATAACAACTTTTCGTTCAGTTCAGCTTAGAGTTTAGCTCATTtaaatgttgttttattttatttctcaaatagaaaatttaaatttagaaaCCAAAATCCTCAACCTgaaatcttaattttttttaaaaagtctAAGAAATTGATTTTAGACAAAACATTAGATTAGAATTCATTGTAGATTCCGATTTTGGCattctttttaattaaacaaattgatccaccctaaatatatattctcatgtgcgcacacacacacacatacacacacacaggagcACAACCAATTAGAGAGAAGAGCCGCAGCATTAAGAAAGCCAAGTTAAAAATGCAATTCCCAAAAACATcatttttacatatatataataatatatttatatcaaaAAAATGAGCGCGCATATACAAAAACTCTGGGCTTATGCGATAAATtatataacaacaaaatttaaatattaaataaaacaaattatacatacataataatatatatatatatatatatatatctatattgATTTATAGATCCATATATGTGGTTCATATATTTAACTTGCTTGTTGTTTGCCcaaaatgaaagcaaaagctaaataaatgtatatatatttaatatataattatgtagaattaaatttgtaaaaaattaaaggcataaaattaataaaaatgaaaaatgtaatTGTAATTATTCGTGttcaaaactaaaactaacaactattaacaaaaaaaaaacgaaattatTTTGCAGCTAAAAGCAATAGCTACCcattatgttttttaattaattaattacttttgtttatgatctagtttttttttaggagCTTTTAAGATCGTTGTTGATTTACATActtaacaatttaatttaatttttttttgctcgttTTTTTGGCGagattttccattttttttgtttattgattttcgtgtatatatgtgtctctgtgtgtgtgtgtgtgtttgtgtgtgaggGAAAAATCATTTTGcacaatttgaaattaagtACAATAAAtacttaatttaaaaacaaaatgaataattAAAGAATGATTTAAATAGGCTAGACAATAATGCTaaataatttgatttatgatttgttttgaacaattttacaCATTTTAGAAAGCAGATGACATTAAAACTTTTGCAAATTAACTGAACTTATTTAagagaataaaattaaatttattttaaattaaatagaatttatatatatataaaaaactaaagaGAGAAATATTGAATATAAGTTTAAGCCCAAATTGCACATACTTGTTTGGAAGCTGATCTCAAAAATTACGGACCCAATTACAACAGATAAAAGGGGAGAGGGAAAATAATGTGTAAGAGAGGGGGAAAATTCGTTTAGCGGGTCTAAAAGTGTTAACACACAGTGGTCCTTCCTTATTAGAGGGCTATTTCTTATGTTTTTCTGAAGAACGGACTGAATATTAGCTGAGATTAGAAATGAGTCTAATTAAACTTGAGTAAAGAAGTCCATCagaattattttcattatccCCTCTCAATAAGGTAGCAATCCCctgttaatatatatatttgtagtAATTGTTAGGCCCTGTATACTGGTAaatcgtatatatatatagaagcaGCTCCATCAACAAATTCTGATGAtgtctctcgctctctctctctctctgtctctctttttgttaatgttttttGTCGAATCACACACCCGTAGCActtaaatgaatgaaattttaatataatatatatgtagatcaATTTATTGCTAAACTTTAATAATGAATTCGTTTAAACTAAAATCCTAAATTGAGAGAAATGATTTAAATGAagttgatttttaattttattattattattttgtttttgttttaagttatTTGTTTAGgttattatttttaagtattatattattatagagttttctatttttaatcTAACATACGCCTTTGatatggttgttgttgttgcttttattgctgatatttgtgttttcatttttcatcattttataaattgttttaattttttccatatttttttgtttttgtcgctTTGCTCTAAACTTTACTTGGAGTTGTGAAATGTTTGGCTCAGAtctttttaaactttaaaacgcctcaaaaatatgtttatattatgttaataatgtatgtgtgtgtgtgtgtgtatatgttatgttgtgtgtgtatgtatgtatgtctgccTAAATCaatggtttttatttgttgttgttggttggttgccctttaattttttgtttgtttttttttattttttatctatatatttacttaATTACTATATTCTAGgttattatattttgtttttttgtttttagttaaTTCCGTTTCTCCTCTCCCTTCTTCATATTCTTCTCTCATCGTTTATGTTTGTTTCTCTTCTTGTTGTCACTTTTTACATTTAgtgtaaaattaaaattaattatagtTTAAATACACATATACAGCACACATTctcatttatataaatttatgccTTTTACTTCCCTTTCTcttggtttttcattttcttgtaaattaagcacacaaaatttatgtttatagaCTTGTCTTttctgttgtttgtttttgtttaaatattagTATATAAACATTGGCTTGTGcaagttttcaatttatttttgtaatatatatatattttttgttttgttttttgcttttttgggggaatttgttttccttttctgttgtttttaagtttaaatttaaagtaaagacatttataatttttgcaaGTGCGCTTGGCGGCTgcacttttcgttttttttttgtttttgttttgttttgcataactaataaattaataaatttgatttaaaattgctacatttttggtttaaattttttacattttgccatattttttgaatttgttttcgtttttagtataatttttcccattttctgTCGCATATCTTTTgccctatctctctctctctctcgctttctcCTAATCTTTTTCTCTGTCTATTCTTACCCTTCGAATACTTGTCGAAATATTGTCCAAAGAAATTgttatcaatttttattttgttttatttgtttgtgtgtgtgtttttctttccttttttttatttataaatataaaataaataaattatataaatttaactaAAACACACGacgacaaaagaaaatattgctGCCAAAAATAGTTACACTCAAGTTTCTCATATTTTTGTTCTCTCTTGGTTTTTTTAGTTTCAGTTGggattttcattttgcaattaaacatcaaaattgtttaattttcaatttcttgtttttttggtttatttttaatttttttttcttttatttaaacattaGTTACAACATATAGTTTACAATTCGGCTTAAAAATTTTCCACACACACGGAAAACtgtacaaaaaacaaaaaaaaaaaaagtgaaaaataagaggaaattaattaatttattttgcttggtgttttgttttctttcgtCGTCCTTTTTTAGATTTCCTTCTGAtgtagttgttattgttgctgctgtttttgcatttttcactttcttttttttcttcttcgaTTTCTTGTCTGTAAACTAATGTTTATATAATtctgattttctttttcttttttattaattaacaatgtatttcttctttattttatatatatttttttgttttatctgtTTGATGAGACGCAAACGCATGTACACAAGagaatgttgttgtttttgttgtcgtaattttgttgtgtgtgtgtgtgtgttaagtGTGTAAAGTGTGTATGGGAGTTGTTAATTGTGCTGGAGGGAAAAATTGATGGGAATTAGGGGGGGAAATTGGGAgacttattttttgtttgctttttgctgCTTTTCAACGTTGCCATTTTGTCGACTGATATGAATTTTCCATTCAATTATCGGAAAATGGCACGTAGAAAAGCTACATGCGTTTGCGTATGGCGGTTTCTAATTGCGCGCTTTATCCATATAttcttctttcttcttttcctttttatcTTCTTCTACTAGTTTGGTTGTTGGTTTGCTTgtttgtttcttattctttgcTTATTGAGTCaattgtttgttggtttttttttgtttgttttgcaaTGCATGAGAAATTTGTACAATTGATCAAGTTGTTGCCGCCGGCTATGTTTTTCGCTCTttctctatatataaatatatataagtatctattttatatatatagatattagGTAGACATCTATATAGCtgtgtaaattttttttttgttttcttttgtagAGAGAAagtatatttgtgtgtgtctcttCATCCTGATGTTGCATCCACTCATGTTTTGGTTGATgatcatatatacatatatatatatatatagatatatatatgcttGTTTTCCTAGTTGCAATTTTTAGTAGAtttgctgttgatgttgatgttgttgttgttgctatagttgtttgtatatatattgtgtaATGTGTCTTGTGGCAAGCAGCCGGATGGTAGAAAGTGGCCTGTTGATAGTTGGTTGCTTGTTGGCTTTCTGCTTGCTCTCCCTTCTTACACAATCGTTATCAAATCTCAATTGTAGATGTCCACCTTGGAGTCGACATCGTTCTCCTTCTCGATCATGCCTTCGCTGGTCGCATTGTTCCAGGCGCCGTTCATGCTCTTCGATGATGAGAAGCACAACTTCATGATGAATGGGAATTTGGTGCCTATATAATGCGGATAGTGGATAGATTGGGAAAGTGGAAGGATATTTGTTGAGATGTGATTAACTGgtaaagaatatataaataatatatatatatatataaattgatatacatatatattttaaatggtatatagatatttattttggtgtAGTAATGTGTATAAGTGTTGTATAGATTTGAATTTTAGTCTTTTGAATTGTAAACTCGTGAGTGGCAAATATAGGGAGAGGAGAAAGGATATTGGGAGTGGAGTGGAAAAAATGATTTGAGGAATGAATTCAGGTGGATGGATGATGACAGTGGGAGGGCAAGAATGATTACACACAAACCTAATGAAAAGCGATAGAGCTTCTAGAAAGCATACCTAGGAATAGAGTCCGACTTTATTGAACATTCTGAAGGATTGGGCGGCAGTGCATATAAATACACTTTATTTTAAACTGGCTTTTGAAAAATCGGCGTTAAATGGTTGTTTTACGACGAATCAAGAACGAATCGAACTAAGATGAAGGAAAATATGGTGTTTCTTCTACGTTTGAATAAACCCGAATTATagttacattaaaaatttatagaagataacgttttaaaatattaagaacGACATTTACTTGATTCTAATAGCTTTGGcgaaacaaaatgaaagaaaatggGTTGTATTAAGGGGATCTTCCACttacatattaaaaaaatcGGAATcttatttacttttaaaattgATAGAATAGAGAAGGTATTTAAAAATGTCAATTTTTGTATCGAGGACATTAAGAACCTCATATAATTGATTCCTAAGCACATCCTTGAGTATGTAATCAAAACTATTTAGGCGAAAATCCGTTCTCTCTAAAAATGAACACAATCACagattttgtttaaacaatttaagtaATTGCCGTAATACTGATTGAGAATATACTAAAAATAAACAGAGTCTTATTATAAGGatataggcaaaaaaaaagggaaacgATTCTAAATCAAATAGTTATGAGAGAAAAATATGAAGTAGACGAACGAAAATATAGGTATAGTTTTTCGAAAGCACAATTAATTTCAGTTAATATCAGCACTAAAGACAACTGAGTGAATCTGATTACAGATATTACTGGGTAGAGTACCAATGTACAAGCTTAAGATACCTGCGAATAACTgataataaaattatataggGAAcctattattataataaagcCATTAAGACCACACATTAGAAGGTACCCGACTAAAGTTGATTAAAAATGGGCCAATTTAATTTGGGTCAGCTCTCACTGAAAAGAGAATACCTCAAACACTTTGTTTTAATGGTGGATGTAGGAGCAACCTTTTATTGCTTTCTGTTTGGCAACGAAATCACTCAAATGCATAAACTGTAAcccgtacacacacacaaattcaTTAACCATGGGTAAAATATTTGATTGCCGCATAATTCCAGCgctgaaaagtatgcaatggcATACTtatgtttgcattttgcatttgccATTGAAGATTCGAGtctgcgtatgtgtgtgtgtgtgtgtgtgtatcgtgtgtttttgtttgcatGTATTCGTTGCATGTGCGAGTTTATTTGCATTCTTTACACTTTTAATTACTATTTACCATGCACTCGAGCGGCACTTGGAGCAGAGTTAAAcgaacaaaaaccaaataaaatacatggcatcacactcacacacacacactcataaaTATTATTGACAAATATTTCGagtatgaaaattttactaTTTGTCTACATTGTATATGAGGGTACGTATCGAAGGGtacttttacttttaaatCTGCCATATAAATCGTTCATTTGTGATTGACTACTAAAAAGTAAGCTCAATCGAttttttaagtaaaaaaaaaacagtgacttttgctAGCAGATGATCGGCCTTTTCCCTTTTctactttttaatattttagtggattttaattttataagaTTTGTCATagaaaatgtaaaagaaaACGATATGCAAACTTGCTGGAATGATCTATTGATTGGTATAAGGATATAGGCGAAAAAACAAGGGATACGATTCTAAATTAGAAAGAATGGCAAAGAACACTACAGCAGAAATTGATGCAAATCAAACATAATACGAACACGGACTTGAAATTAAACAGAATTGTGaacaaaaatctttaattGCCTTTGGGAAACGATTCGACAAGAATTTGGATTTCTTGATAAAATCTATGAAATGTATTTGAAAACCCGTCGAGAAAATATTGATTACTTAATAGAACTATCAATGAacatttaaaatcattttaggGAATCTTTCAAAAAGGAAGCTTCCAAATTTTGAGAACGTTTTCTCCAACACCTTCAGCAATTTCTCTTTGAGCTTAAAATCCAATCGAATGGACTTGTCGCGAGTGTTCacattatttttcttctagCCAATGGCAAATGttgattgttttattgttgttgtgaaTTGCAAAAGTTTTCGGCCTCCCCCAAAAAAATTATCATATTAATTGCCATGTATATACAAggcaaataataataaaatgaaacaaGTGTAAAAAGCGAAACAAGAGGAATTTATGGGAATCATAATTAGAATGCGGGCaggccaacaacaaaatgagttccaatgacgacgatgatgatggtaacgcttctgctgctgctgctggctggTGAAAATATTTATGGTGCAAAGTTTTTATTCGTCCCTATAGCAAGCAGTCGCCCTCGAGAAATTCGAATGTTGGCCCAATGCTAGGACTAATTGTTAACCCATTTCGGCCATAAGGGTtgtgagagagggagagggcaATAGAGGTGGGCCCATTTATAAATAACTGCCAACTGAAATTGTTTATCTTAATtaccaaattaaaattttcaacgCGCGAGCAATTTGGGGGcgaacaaacacacacacaactatactgaaaaagtttattttggCCCAAAAATCAGCCACGAAGAAACATAAAAGGCTAAAAAGTTTGCCCCAAAGGGGTGGAGGGGGATGATGTTTGCTGTCTTAACAGTAAAAGTCAAAAGGCTATAGAAATTGGACACCAAAAACTTCCTTGCTTTAAACTGAAAATTtatgttgcctacttttctGCGGTGTTTTGTATGTGTTAAGGATGTTGGATGATgttggatgatgatgattaggGTTTGGTGGAGGTAGGAaggatttcttttttttttggctgtattgtttttttttttaatttgccatttctttttttttttttaattatgcttttgctttttcatttcttttttgcatTGTTCTTTTGAAAAACACTTAAACACAAGACTATCTCACCTTTACCCTCTATCGGCAGATGATTGCACTTCATGATGGCCAGGACAGCTTGAGATATGTTGGGAAACTCGATCAGACCCGATGATGAACGTTCGGTCTTCAAGGGGAATAGGCGCACAGAAGTGGCTGGCACATCCTTGATATTAAAGATACCAATGAGCTGATCCTCGGTCAAGCCGGGCGGTGTGTTGAAAAAGTGCAAAATCTATtggaaatagaaaaaaaaaaccatttaaaacatttgatcCTCCATGTGTCTATCGATTACACTTACCTTGCTCGGTGGTTGAATGCGATTCTTACTGGCCTGAGCTGGCGATAAGAAACGATTGTTTTTCGAGCCAGTATACTCTTTGAAACTGGGTGTATGATCGGGCAGCAAGAACGGATTGATCACCTCGGATAGGAAATTCTGTTTGGAGAAAGCAATCTGTATTTTGCCGCCAGTGCCAACGGGAATGTTGTTCAAGTGCTGTACGCAACGTTCAACGGCCACTGAATCACCCATCTGTACCATGGCGGTACCTTCTTTGGTCTTCAAGAATTTGATCTGCAAAAAGGATAAAAGAAAAGTGAGTTAAGCATGTATTTAATCTAATCCATCAAATCTTAAGCCAAGTTTAGTTGTTATTCATCCCTCCCTCACTCGCTTAAATGGccattaaattgaatttccttCTATCGAAATGCAATATTGTTGGTTCAATGTTGGTTCCTTTCCTTTCCCACACTCCTTTATGGCACACACAAAACTCCTTTCTTTCTGACATTTTCACAATTTCTATTTCCTGATTGAGGTCATCAAATTTTGTTGTA encodes:
- the LOC6640790 gene encoding heterogeneous nuclear ribonucleoprotein L isoform X13; the encoded protein is MNNLNANASAYLWQPPQQQTLQPQQIAAPPQQPQLLHTAVVPPPRKFGGNKNNYNYIQGQAPGGPMMGGGPQQGGGQLGALVGNGNVYRKRQPMNPTYYQSNEPPLLGPGTAFPPFGAPEYHPTTPENWKGAAIHPTGLMKEPTGVVPGRNAPVAFTPQGQAQGGVMMVYGLDHDTSNTDKLFNLVCLYGNVARIKFLKTKEGTAMVQMGDSVAVERCVQHLNNIPVGTGGKIQIAFSKQNFLSEVINPFLLPDHTPSFKEYTGSKNNRFLSPAQASKNRIQPPSKILHFFNTPPGLTEDQLIGIFNIKDVPATSVRLFPLKTERSSSGLIEFPNISQAVLAIMKCNHLPIEGKGTKFPFIMKLCFSSSKSMNGAWNNATSEGMIEKENDVDSKVDIYN